From Carettochelys insculpta isolate YL-2023 chromosome 3, ASM3395843v1, whole genome shotgun sequence, a single genomic window includes:
- the OST4 gene encoding dolichyl-diphosphooligosaccharide--protein glycosyltransferase subunit 4 produces MHRAAPGSPAAAGDVSGEPRSAAMITDVQLAIFANMLGVSLFLLVVLYHYVAVNNPKRQE; encoded by the exons ATGCACCGCGCCGCGCCCGGAAGTCCCGCAGCAGCTGGAGACGTGTCCGGGGAGCCCCGATCCGCCGC GATGATCACGGACGTGCAACTCGCCATCTTCGCCAACATGCTGGGCGTGTCGCTCTTCCTGCTCGTGGTGCTCTACCACTACGTGGCCGTCAACAACCCCAAGAGGCAGGAGTGA